From one Rhopalosiphum padi isolate XX-2018 chromosome 2, ASM2088224v1, whole genome shotgun sequence genomic stretch:
- the LOC132920771 gene encoding uncharacterized protein LOC132920771 isoform X2: protein MAQVKISFSLLTITLVICKRSQSFMFDQCGTRHTNLTQECVGKFILETLVKVTEDPENFIKSNQLNNDSGTTMRFIKLKFDNDTMNIDQRYEIDESRSWNTGNFWDQLVYAFKKLTNYSNDHGILLSLPQWSKKFPPVTVVDENDIFEVVNESRAKHPHKKYALLFPLLATFKFLVIKALLVPILVAVMIIKKMLVLGVMALPTLMTMLRLCRNPNFGGFGFGAGNLVATGAVGPVGQAAAFAPLTADISGDYSSYVQQSAAASQQNNAYKDYSKNLIDAMKTTYQRR from the exons atgGCGCAAGTCAaaatatcattttcattattgaCAATAACATTGGTCATCTGCAAGAGATCACAATCATTCATGTTCGACCAGTGTGGTACTCGTCACACAAATCTAACCCAAGAATGTGTGGGAAAATTTATACTGGAGACTCTGGTTAAAGTCACTGAAGATCCAGAAAATTTCATCAAATCAAAC CAATTGAATAACGACAGTGGAACGACCATGCGATTTATCAAACTGAAATTCGATAACGATACAATGAACATAGATCAACGCTACGAAATTGACGAAAGTAGATCGTGGAATACAGGGAATTTTTGGGATCAATTGGTTTACGCATTCAAAAAACTGACCAATTATAGTAATGATCACGGAATCCTGTTGTCCCTCCCGCAATGGTCGAAAAAATTTCCACCTGTCACAGTCGTCGATGAGAACGACATTTTTGAAGTGGTCAACGAAA GTCGAGCCAAACACCCGCACAAGAAGTATGCGCTGCTGTTCCCACTGCTGGCCACGTTCAAGTTCCTGGTGATCAAAGCGCTGCTGGTGCCAATACTGGTGGCTGTCATGATCATCAAGAAGATGCTGGTGCTCGGCGTCATGGCACTGCCCACCCTGATGACCATGTTGCGACTCTGCCGAAACCCCAATTTCGGGGGCTTCGGGTTCGGTGCCGGTAACCTGGTGGCTACGGGCGCTGTCGGCCCGGTCGGCCAGGCGGCCGCGTTCGCGCCGCTCACCGCCGACATATCCGGCGACTACTCCTCGTACGTGCAACAATCGGCCGCCGCGTCCCAGCAGAACAACGCCTACAAGGACTACTCTAAGAATTTGATAGACGCCATGAAGACGACGTACCAACGGCGATGA
- the LOC132920771 gene encoding uncharacterized protein LOC132920771 isoform X1 — MAQVKISFSLLTITLVICKRSQSFMFDQCGTRHTNLTQECVGKFILETLVKVTEDPENFIKSNQLNNDSGTTMRFIKLKFDNDTMNIDQRYEIDESRSWNTGNFWDQLVYAFKKLTNYSNDHGILLSLPQWSKKFPPVTVVDENDIFEVVNEMVYLITGRAKHPHKKYALLFPLLATFKFLVIKALLVPILVAVMIIKKMLVLGVMALPTLMTMLRLCRNPNFGGFGFGAGNLVATGAVGPVGQAAAFAPLTADISGDYSSYVQQSAAASQQNNAYKDYSKNLIDAMKTTYQRR; from the exons atgGCGCAAGTCAaaatatcattttcattattgaCAATAACATTGGTCATCTGCAAGAGATCACAATCATTCATGTTCGACCAGTGTGGTACTCGTCACACAAATCTAACCCAAGAATGTGTGGGAAAATTTATACTGGAGACTCTGGTTAAAGTCACTGAAGATCCAGAAAATTTCATCAAATCAAAC CAATTGAATAACGACAGTGGAACGACCATGCGATTTATCAAACTGAAATTCGATAACGATACAATGAACATAGATCAACGCTACGAAATTGACGAAAGTAGATCGTGGAATACAGGGAATTTTTGGGATCAATTGGTTTACGCATTCAAAAAACTGACCAATTATAGTAATGATCACGGAATCCTGTTGTCCCTCCCGCAATGGTCGAAAAAATTTCCACCTGTCACAGTCGTCGATGAGAACGACATTTTTGAAGTGGTCAACGAAA tgGTTTACCTAATTACAGGTCGAGCCAAACACCCGCACAAGAAGTATGCGCTGCTGTTCCCACTGCTGGCCACGTTCAAGTTCCTGGTGATCAAAGCGCTGCTGGTGCCAATACTGGTGGCTGTCATGATCATCAAGAAGATGCTGGTGCTCGGCGTCATGGCACTGCCCACCCTGATGACCATGTTGCGACTCTGCCGAAACCCCAATTTCGGGGGCTTCGGGTTCGGTGCCGGTAACCTGGTGGCTACGGGCGCTGTCGGCCCGGTCGGCCAGGCGGCCGCGTTCGCGCCGCTCACCGCCGACATATCCGGCGACTACTCCTCGTACGTGCAACAATCGGCCGCCGCGTCCCAGCAGAACAACGCCTACAAGGACTACTCTAAGAATTTGATAGACGCCATGAAGACGACGTACCAACGGCGATGA